The Coffea arabica cultivar ET-39 chromosome 8e, Coffea Arabica ET-39 HiFi, whole genome shotgun sequence genome window below encodes:
- the LOC113702963 gene encoding protein phosphatase EYA, with amino-acid sequence MGSAGTSGDQKINVYIWDMDETLILLKSLINGTYAEAFNGVKNLQNGVEMGKMWENHILQICDDYFFYEQIENCNQPYLDVMREYDDGLNLSGYDFHHDGFGPPFDDVNKRKLAYRHRVIAQKYKKGLHNIIDQDMVKSWEILYDSTDRYTDRWLSSARVCLEHCAAGNTDLIPPIDSTHRSNCARTGCDVNVLVTSGSLIPSLAKCLLFRLDGLIACENVYSSWEVGKLQCFSWIRERFSRPNVQFCVVGDGWEECEAAEAMRWPFVKVDPWSTSYHRFPGLTLKDLNLYQSVVYGNPEGENEE; translated from the exons ATGGGTTCTGCTGGGACCAGCGGAGATCAGAAAATCAATGTGTATATATGGGACATGGACGAGACTCTAATATTGCTCAAGTCTTTGATAAATGGAACATATGCTGAAGCATTCAATGGTGTAAAGAATCTACAAAATGGTGTAGAAATGGGGAAGATGTGGGAGAATCATATTCTTCAAATATGTGATGATTATTTCTTCTATGAACAA ATTGAAAACTGCAATCAACCATATTTGGATGTCATGCGTGAATATGATGATGGTCTAAACCTCTCTGGTTATGATTTCCATCATGATGGTTTTGGGCCCCCATTTGATGATgtcaataaaagaaaattagcatACCGCCACCGGGTTATAGCTCAGAAGTACAAAAAG GGGTTACACAACATCATTGACCAAGACATGGTGAAATCCTGGGAGATTCTCTATGATTCAACTGACAGATATACAGATAGATGGTTGTCTTCAG CTCGGGTGTGCTTGGAGCACTGTGCTGCTGGGAACACAGACCTCATACCCCCTATAGACTCAACTCATAGATCTAATTGTGCAAGGACTGGATGTGATGTAAATGTCTTAGTGACTTCTGGATCACTGATTCCTAGCCTTGCCAAATGCTTACTCTTTCGACTGGATGGTCTGATTGCTTGTGAGAATG TGTATAGCTCATGGGAAGTGGGGAAGCTCCAGTGCTTTTCATGGATAAGAGAACGATTTAGCAGGCCAAATGTCCAGTTTTGTGTTGTTGGCGACGGTTGGGAGGAATGTGAAGCTGCAGAAGCAATGAGATGGCCATTTGTTAAAGTTGATCCATGGTCAACCAGTTATCATAGGTTTCCAGGCCTGACATTGAAAGACTTGAATCTCTATCAGTCTGTTGTATATGGAAATCCTGAGGGAGAAAACGAAGAGTAA
- the LOC113704304 gene encoding protein LOL1 isoform X2, whose product MPVPLAPYPTPPVPFTPPATGAQSQLVCSGCRNLLVYPVGATSVCCAVCNAVTAVPPPGTEMAQLVCGGCHTLLMYIRGATSVQCSCCHTINLAMEANQVAHVNCGNCRMLLMYQYGARSVKCAVCNFVTSIGASASTIEQKFNS is encoded by the exons ATGCCAGTCCCTCTTGCTCCGTATCCAACACCTCCTGTTCCATTTACACCACCTGCAACTG GTGCACAGAGCCAGCTTGTTTGTTCTGGTTGTCGAAACCTTTTGGTGTATCCGGTAGGAGCAACCTCTGTGTGTTGTGCAGTTTGCAATGCAGTCACAGCTGTACCTCCTCCTG GCACTGAGATGGCTCAGTTGGTTTGTGGGGGCTGCCATACTTTGTTAATGTATATTCGTGGAGCAACAAGCGTGCAGTGTTCTTGTTGTCACACCATCAATTTAGCAATGGAAG CAAATCAGGTAGCACATGTGAATTGTGGGAACTGCCGGATGCTGTTGATGTACCAATATGGGGCGCGATCTGTAAAATGCGCCGTCTGCAATTTTGTGACATCAATTGGG GCATCAGCGAGCACTATTGAGCAGAAGTTCAACAGCTGA
- the LOC113704304 gene encoding protein LOL1 isoform X1: MPVPLAPYPTPPVPFTPPATGAQSQLVCSGCRNLLVYPVGATSVCCAVCNAVTAVPPPAGTEMAQLVCGGCHTLLMYIRGATSVQCSCCHTINLAMEANQVAHVNCGNCRMLLMYQYGARSVKCAVCNFVTSIGASASTIEQKFNS; the protein is encoded by the exons ATGCCAGTCCCTCTTGCTCCGTATCCAACACCTCCTGTTCCATTTACACCACCTGCAACTG GTGCACAGAGCCAGCTTGTTTGTTCTGGTTGTCGAAACCTTTTGGTGTATCCGGTAGGAGCAACCTCTGTGTGTTGTGCAGTTTGCAATGCAGTCACAGCTGTACCTCCTCCTG CAGGCACTGAGATGGCTCAGTTGGTTTGTGGGGGCTGCCATACTTTGTTAATGTATATTCGTGGAGCAACAAGCGTGCAGTGTTCTTGTTGTCACACCATCAATTTAGCAATGGAAG CAAATCAGGTAGCACATGTGAATTGTGGGAACTGCCGGATGCTGTTGATGTACCAATATGGGGCGCGATCTGTAAAATGCGCCGTCTGCAATTTTGTGACATCAATTGGG GCATCAGCGAGCACTATTGAGCAGAAGTTCAACAGCTGA
- the LOC113702878 gene encoding ferredoxin C 2, chloroplastic-like, which yields MSAISSSLFSRLPPIHRHRLHSAPHLNYPKHRCSSSSSSKTTSELRTPPASVTGQNGSSSCSPSVPSHKVTVHDRQRDIVHEFFVPEDQYILHTAESQNISLPFACRHGCCTSCAVRVKSGQLRQPEALGISAELKSKGYALLCVGFPSSDLEVETQDEDEVYWLQFGRYFARGPVERDDYALELAMGDE from the exons ATGTCCGCCATCTCTTCTTCTCTCTTCTCCCGGCTACCGCCTATCCACCGCCACCGACTTCACTCCGCACCTCACCTAAATTACCCCAAACACCgatgcagcagcagcagcagcagcaaaacGACGTCGGAGCTCCGAACGCCACCTGCTTCGGTCACCGGCCAAAACGGTAGCAGCAGTTGCTCCCCGTCAGTCCCGTCCCACAAGGTCACTGTTCATGACCGCCAACGTGATATCGTTCACGAATTCTTCGTCCCCGAG GACCAGTATATATTGCATACGGCTGAATCGCAGAATATAAGTCTTCCATTTGCTTGCAGGCAcg GTTGTTGTACTAGCTGTGCTGTTCGCGTAAAATCTGGGCAACTTAGACAGCCAGAGGCCCTCGGGATATCAGCGGAACTGAAATCTAAG GGTTATGCACTTCTTTGTGTGGGTTTCCCATCATCTGACCTTGAAGTTGAAACACAAGATGAGGATGAG GTGTATTGGCTTCAatttggaagatattttgccCGAGGACCTGTT GAAAGGGATGACTATGCCTTGGAGCTAGCCATGGGAGATGAATAA
- the LOC113702841 gene encoding late embryogenesis abundant protein 18 codes for MHSVKEKASNAAGAAQEKVEIMIAKGEEKAEKAAARTEEEKVIAKEGRKVKEAEAKMKLHETKAENAAEKLKHSHPVYGHHDPVVGGGQGHHAPVGTAANPTTVVPTAAYPPGSHPPGHHHTKHV; via the exons atgcattcAGTCAAAGAGAAGGCTAGCAATGCAGCAGGTGCAGCCCAAGAGAAGGTTGAGATCATGATAGCCAAAGGTGAAGAGAAG GCAGAGAAAGCTGCAGCAAGGACAGAGGAAGAAAAGGTGATAGCCAAGGAGGGAAGGAAAGTTAAGGAAGCTGAAGCAAAGATGAAGCTGCACGAAACCAAAGCAGAGAACGCAGCAGAAAAGCTAAAGCATTCTCACCCTGTTTATGGTCACCACGACCCAGTGGTTGGAGGAGGTCAAGGGCATCATGCCCCTGTTGGGACTGCAGCCAACCCAACAACTGTGGTTCCAACTGCTGCTTACCCTCCGGGGAGCCATCCTCCCGGCCACCATCATACCAAACACGTCTAG